In Bremerella cremea, a genomic segment contains:
- the pyrF gene encoding orotidine-5'-phosphate decarboxylase, giving the protein MANFSDRLHDAIVRTAAPVVVGLDPRFESLPQTLLGDHRGTHDPKVKAGLYLVFCREVIDAVYQHVPAVKPQSAFFEELGPAGMIVLAEVIQYAREKGLLVILDAKRNDIGSTATAYAKGMLGPHSPWQADCLTISPYLGDDSLTPFVETATANEAGLFCLVKTSNPGGKMLQDLVVDGQPIYRRVGAYVEGLAQETLGNCGFGAVGAVVGATYPDQLAELRAAMPSTWFLVPGYGSQGGGAKDVAGGFNENGIGSIVNNSRGIIFAYSREPYASKYEPKQWQRAVEDATLEMIADLQQHTTAGKLKA; this is encoded by the coding sequence ATGGCTAATTTCTCGGATCGTTTGCACGACGCGATTGTACGCACGGCGGCCCCGGTGGTGGTGGGTTTAGATCCCCGGTTTGAATCGCTGCCGCAAACGTTGTTAGGCGATCATCGCGGGACACACGATCCGAAAGTGAAAGCTGGCCTTTATCTCGTTTTCTGCCGCGAGGTCATCGACGCCGTTTACCAGCACGTACCCGCCGTGAAGCCGCAGTCCGCCTTCTTTGAAGAACTGGGTCCTGCCGGCATGATCGTCCTGGCCGAAGTGATTCAGTACGCCCGCGAAAAAGGTCTGCTGGTCATTCTCGATGCCAAACGAAACGACATCGGCTCGACCGCAACCGCCTACGCCAAAGGAATGCTCGGCCCGCACAGCCCGTGGCAAGCCGATTGCTTAACGATCAGCCCTTACCTGGGCGACGACAGCTTGACTCCGTTTGTCGAAACGGCCACCGCCAACGAAGCTGGCCTGTTTTGCTTGGTGAAAACGTCGAACCCTGGCGGCAAGATGCTGCAAGATTTGGTCGTCGATGGCCAGCCCATCTATCGTCGCGTCGGCGCTTACGTCGAAGGACTCGCTCAGGAAACGCTCGGCAACTGCGGCTTCGGTGCCGTCGGGGCAGTGGTTGGTGCGACCTATCCCGATCAACTCGCCGAGCTTCGCGCAGCGATGCCTAGCACATGGTTCCTGGTGCCTGGCTACGGCAGCCAAGGGGGCGGAGCGAAAGACGTCGCTGGCGGGTTCAACGAAAACGGCATCGGCTCAATCGTCAACAACTCGCGCGGGATCATCTTCGCCTACTCCCGCGAACCGTACGCCTCGAAGTACGAACCCAAACAGTGGCAACGCGCGGTGGAAGACGCCACCCTGGAAATGATCGCCGACCTGCAACAACACACCACCGCCGGTAAATTGAAAGCTTAG
- a CDS encoding type II toxin-antitoxin system HicB family antitoxin — MFQYKGYLGRVEIDEEAGLLHGQVINTQDVITFQGESVEETKQAFHDSVDEYLKFCADHGKEPDKPFSGQFVTRISPDLHRAASAQAAIEKMSLNAWVESLVRQGVETQSKRPTKRSKASKASSAKQVTRPAKNKVAK; from the coding sequence GTGTTTCAATACAAGGGATACCTGGGTCGCGTCGAAATCGACGAAGAAGCGGGCTTGCTGCATGGTCAAGTGATTAACACCCAAGATGTGATTACCTTTCAAGGAGAATCGGTCGAGGAAACCAAGCAAGCCTTTCACGACTCGGTGGACGAATATTTAAAATTCTGTGCTGATCATGGCAAAGAACCAGACAAACCTTTTTCTGGCCAGTTTGTAACACGTATTTCCCCTGATCTTCACCGAGCTGCAAGTGCCCAGGCAGCTATCGAAAAAATGAGCCTGAACGCCTGGGTCGAATCGTTGGTTCGCCAAGGAGTGGAAACCCAAAGCAAGCGCCCAACCAAGCGATCGAAGGCCAGCAAAGCCTCTTCAGCCAAGCAAGTAACACGACCAGCGAAGAACAAAGTTGCGAAATAG
- a CDS encoding type II toxin-antitoxin system HicA family toxin, with protein sequence MNKKHRRTLEAIFAEPVRSNIAWRDIESMFVAVGAVVEERAGSRIGVLLNDMVAIFHRPHPEKETDKGAVKSVRSFLVAANIVTIDNAGNFAFVEED encoded by the coding sequence ATGAATAAAAAGCACCGGCGTACGCTTGAGGCAATATTTGCGGAACCGGTTCGGTCGAACATTGCTTGGCGCGACATCGAGTCGATGTTCGTTGCAGTAGGTGCCGTTGTCGAAGAACGCGCTGGCTCACGAATTGGCGTGCTGCTGAATGATATGGTGGCAATTTTCCATCGCCCTCATCCCGAGAAGGAAACCGACAAAGGTGCGGTCAAATCGGTCCGAAGTTTTCTTGTGGCGGCTAACATCGTAACCATAGACAATGCCGGTAACTTCGCTTTCGTCGAGGAGGATTAA
- a CDS encoding glycosyltransferase family 32 protein — translation MTTHHEKNYAAKVFHARPSGCLPQPEGAVPSPQPSDRIAKRMHFVWLGAADLPLRDAMYVETFRQFHPQWEVRVWRDDDVFALPITGQLCRNLRPLAAAADVARVEIVHQLGGWYSDTDVRWLKSIDYLASLPLVLSTESDRRAQSLANGIFAAPAKHPLLEVVLKRLAALSPGTIAANDVLNETGPKLWTRALRNFAPQARLHHSYNQAMGGLVVDVETSEVIAHHNLSFRWL, via the coding sequence GTGACAACGCACCACGAAAAGAACTACGCCGCCAAGGTTTTTCACGCGCGCCCTTCGGGCTGTTTGCCGCAGCCTGAAGGCGCGGTACCATCGCCCCAACCTTCGGATCGCATTGCGAAGCGAATGCACTTTGTGTGGCTTGGCGCGGCTGACCTCCCCCTGCGCGATGCCATGTACGTCGAAACGTTCCGTCAGTTTCATCCCCAATGGGAAGTGCGTGTGTGGCGCGACGACGATGTGTTCGCTTTGCCCATCACCGGTCAACTTTGCCGTAACTTACGCCCGTTGGCTGCGGCGGCCGATGTTGCCCGGGTTGAAATCGTGCATCAGTTGGGCGGTTGGTACAGCGACACCGACGTGCGGTGGCTAAAGAGTATCGATTACCTGGCCAGCTTACCGCTTGTGCTTTCCACCGAAAGCGACCGCCGCGCGCAGAGCCTGGCCAACGGGATCTTCGCCGCGCCGGCGAAGCATCCCCTGCTGGAAGTGGTGCTCAAACGCCTGGCAGCCCTTTCACCAGGCACCATCGCCGCCAACGACGTTTTAAACGAAACCGGCCCCAAGCTTTGGACCCGCGCCTTACGCAACTTCGCCCCCCAAGCCCGCCTGCATCACAGCTATAACCAGGCCATGGGAGGGCTCGTGGTTGATGTCGAAACGAGCGAAGTGATCGCGCACCACAATCTAAGTTTCCGCTGGCTCTGA
- a CDS encoding phage tail tube protein yields the protein MVTMGYATQLGLGPQHATNLATRQFEFQSCSLNKRQQLVRAQGIRGQRSPSGDATQPGTYAVDGSLLLLPRPDDLDFLLPYILGGAEAADKFDLAESLPELVATIDKQLYVETYRGLKVSRAIFRSAQGQPLSLELQLEGRTKDNLAAAGTFPSIAGTLSAKLPYVHHQATWIFDGTPIPLNDLVLTIDQQLETNHYNNSQTRTTIPPGEPELTLAFNTHHDANFHAKLREIDAAGVSAAQLKYDNGNDRLTIDFGRLQKPETPVDIRGKQSLRPEITLAAYADTANNLPPIRFTNTN from the coding sequence ATGGTAACCATGGGTTACGCCACCCAGCTTGGCCTGGGGCCGCAACACGCCACGAACCTTGCCACCCGGCAGTTCGAGTTTCAATCGTGCAGCCTGAACAAGCGGCAACAACTTGTCCGCGCGCAAGGCATCCGTGGCCAGCGCAGCCCCAGCGGCGACGCCACCCAGCCCGGCACCTACGCCGTAGATGGCAGCCTCCTGCTTTTGCCACGCCCCGACGATCTCGATTTCCTGCTGCCGTATATCTTGGGCGGGGCAGAGGCCGCCGACAAGTTCGACCTGGCCGAGAGCTTACCGGAGCTGGTCGCGACGATCGACAAGCAGTTGTATGTCGAAACGTACCGCGGCCTCAAAGTTTCGCGTGCCATCTTTCGTAGTGCCCAGGGCCAGCCACTTTCGTTGGAACTACAACTCGAAGGACGAACCAAAGACAACCTCGCCGCCGCTGGCACTTTCCCCAGCATCGCCGGAACCCTTTCCGCCAAGTTGCCCTACGTTCACCACCAGGCCACCTGGATCTTCGATGGCACCCCCATCCCACTGAACGACTTGGTGCTGACCATCGACCAGCAGTTGGAAACCAATCATTACAACAACAGCCAAACGCGCACCACCATTCCGCCTGGCGAGCCAGAACTCACGCTGGCATTCAATACCCATCACGACGCCAACTTTCATGCCAAGCTGCGCGAGATCGACGCTGCCGGGGTCAGCGCAGCACAACTCAAATACGACAACGGCAACGATCGCTTAACGATCGACTTCGGGCGTTTACAAAAACCAGAAACCCCGGTCGATATTCGCGGCAAACAATCGCTCCGCCCTGAAATCACCCTGGCCGCCTACGCCGACACCGCCAACAACTTACCACCCATTCGCTTCACGAATACCAATTAA